One segment of Labilithrix sp. DNA contains the following:
- a CDS encoding Uma2 family endonuclease, translating into MSTALSARYVPLEDFLEMQPEQGVYLEWWRGVVFRGMSGGTAEHARLIARLAVVLSSLAGHDCTPYASADVWVDAAQFYGQADAYLVCGALKLLQVQKHGKNLGEALTNPIVVVEVLSPSTESRDRGVKLEAYKQLVSLEDYVLISQKERRVEVHHRIDGEWTSEVATGNGSVTIHGKLVTLDALYGAPPPVS; encoded by the coding sequence ATGAGCACCGCTCTCAGTGCGCGATACGTCCCCCTCGAGGACTTCCTCGAGATGCAGCCCGAGCAGGGCGTGTATCTCGAGTGGTGGCGTGGTGTCGTGTTCCGCGGGATGAGCGGCGGCACGGCCGAGCATGCGCGACTGATCGCGAGACTCGCGGTCGTTCTGTCGTCGTTGGCTGGGCATGACTGCACCCCCTACGCATCTGCCGATGTCTGGGTCGACGCCGCTCAGTTTTACGGGCAAGCAGACGCCTACCTCGTCTGCGGGGCGCTGAAGCTCCTTCAAGTGCAGAAGCACGGCAAGAATCTCGGCGAAGCGCTCACGAACCCGATCGTCGTCGTCGAGGTGCTCTCCCCATCGACCGAATCACGTGACCGTGGCGTCAAGCTCGAGGCGTACAAGCAGCTCGTCTCGCTCGAAGACTACGTGCTGATCTCGCAGAAAGAGCGCCGCGTCGAAGTGCACCATCGCATCGATGGCGAATGGACGAGCGAAGTCGCGACGGGCAACGGCTCGGTCACGATTCACGGGAAGCTCGTGACGCTCGACGCGCTGTACGGAGCGCCCCCACCGGTAAGCTGA
- a CDS encoding endonuclease/exonuclease/phosphatase family protein encodes MRLPLLLFGSVGAVALTALLTTAACSSDDEPGATPAPDAALVDAPDAPMELAVETFNIGLAGAFVPNEAARRPKVIEAIGAMNADIVCLQEAWFESDKDAIEAAAKATFPHVARRLHDLDTPIEDAADETGAVPPPFTTPPCSGASVARVERGLECLAASCSTIPSSMDGRTTSTACAIESCQDRVAELVVGAPRCYGCLAPLLPTETFATIRQECTTNPKAGLGFNGASGVMILSKYPLRDVDDLVLPGTWNRRVVLRATADLPNGAAIDVHCNHLTPIFDGLSFPYTGQYGAGATTRVGWEAEQRLQASKLLTYVEQRPGIAVVLGDFNTGPEVKKGDTVTVEAEGPRTYELLTSKLTPALAAGFEPQCTYCGDNPNNNDTNKAWIDHVFLRGLGVDDVVTTERTFIEANVSADVPDAGPVLVPLSDHYGLRASLRVPPP; translated from the coding sequence ATGCGTCTGCCGCTGCTTCTTTTCGGTTCGGTCGGTGCCGTCGCCCTCACCGCGCTCCTCACCACCGCTGCATGCTCCTCCGATGACGAGCCTGGCGCGACGCCGGCGCCGGACGCCGCTCTCGTCGATGCGCCCGACGCACCGATGGAGCTCGCGGTCGAGACGTTCAACATCGGCCTCGCCGGCGCGTTCGTCCCGAACGAGGCGGCGCGCAGGCCGAAGGTGATCGAGGCGATCGGCGCGATGAACGCCGACATCGTCTGCCTACAGGAGGCATGGTTCGAGTCCGACAAGGACGCGATCGAGGCGGCGGCGAAGGCGACGTTCCCGCACGTCGCGCGGAGGCTCCACGATCTCGATACTCCCATCGAAGACGCGGCCGATGAGACCGGCGCCGTCCCGCCGCCGTTCACGACGCCGCCCTGCTCCGGAGCGTCGGTCGCGAGGGTCGAGCGCGGGCTCGAATGCCTCGCCGCGAGCTGCTCCACGATCCCGAGCTCGATGGATGGCCGCACGACGAGCACCGCATGCGCCATCGAGAGCTGCCAGGACCGCGTCGCCGAGCTCGTGGTCGGTGCCCCGCGCTGCTACGGCTGTCTCGCGCCGCTGCTTCCGACCGAGACCTTCGCGACCATCCGGCAGGAGTGCACGACCAACCCGAAGGCGGGGCTCGGCTTCAACGGCGCGAGCGGCGTGATGATCCTCTCGAAGTATCCGCTGCGCGACGTCGACGACCTCGTGCTGCCGGGGACCTGGAACCGGCGCGTCGTCCTTCGCGCGACCGCGGATCTGCCGAACGGGGCCGCGATCGACGTGCACTGCAACCACCTCACGCCGATCTTCGATGGTCTCTCGTTCCCCTACACGGGGCAGTACGGCGCCGGCGCGACGACTCGCGTGGGCTGGGAGGCGGAGCAGCGGCTCCAGGCAAGCAAGCTCCTGACCTACGTCGAACAGCGGCCGGGGATCGCCGTCGTGCTTGGCGACTTCAACACCGGACCGGAGGTGAAGAAGGGGGACACCGTCACCGTGGAGGCGGAGGGACCTCGGACGTACGAGCTCCTCACGTCGAAGCTGACGCCCGCCCTCGCGGCCGGGTTCGAGCCGCAGTGCACGTACTGCGGTGACAATCCGAACAACAACGACACGAACAAGGCATGGATCGACCACGTCTTCCTGCGCGGCCTCGGCGTCGACGACGTCGTCACGACCGAGCGGACGTTCATCGAGGCGAACGTGAGCGCCGACGTGCCCGACGCGGGGCCGGTGCTGGTCCCGCTCTCGGACCACTACGGGCTTCGCGCCTCGCTGCGAGTGCCACCGCCGTGA
- a CDS encoding ABC transporter permease subunit has translation MYALYPVLWVITLALSPTGASEPRAIPLPHGMSDVSLENFRIVTGAGDPELRWLFARQVANSLIVSFATAATAVAIATPAAYALARFEFVGKRTGLRGMLLTQMFPGVASAVPLYLILDALRLLDTRLGLVLVYAATAVPFAVFQLRGAFMAIPVDLEEAAMVDGATRTQAFLKVALPAARPAISVTMLFAFMSAWNEFILAATLLGRESAFTLPVVLQSYVGEYNTQWGAFAAGAIIVSVPVMALFYVAQRQLLSGLTAGGVKG, from the coding sequence ATGTACGCGCTCTACCCGGTGCTCTGGGTCATCACGCTCGCGCTCTCGCCCACCGGCGCGAGCGAGCCGCGCGCGATCCCGCTCCCGCACGGCATGAGCGACGTGTCGCTCGAGAACTTCCGCATCGTCACCGGCGCGGGCGATCCGGAGCTGCGCTGGCTCTTCGCGCGCCAGGTCGCGAACTCGCTCATCGTGTCCTTCGCGACGGCCGCGACCGCCGTAGCGATCGCGACGCCCGCCGCGTACGCGCTCGCGCGCTTCGAGTTCGTCGGCAAGCGCACCGGCCTCCGCGGCATGCTGCTGACGCAGATGTTCCCCGGCGTCGCGAGCGCGGTGCCGCTCTATCTCATCCTCGACGCGCTCCGCCTCCTCGACACGCGCCTCGGCCTCGTCCTCGTCTACGCCGCGACGGCCGTGCCCTTCGCGGTCTTCCAGCTCCGCGGCGCCTTCATGGCGATCCCGGTCGACCTCGAGGAGGCGGCGATGGTCGACGGCGCGACGCGCACGCAGGCCTTCCTGAAGGTCGCGCTCCCCGCCGCGCGGCCGGCGATTTCGGTGACGATGCTCTTCGCGTTCATGAGCGCATGGAACGAGTTCATCCTCGCCGCCACGCTCCTCGGCCGCGAGAGCGCCTTCACGCTCCCGGTCGTCTTGCAGTCCTACGTCGGCGAGTACAACACGCAGTGGGGCGCGTTCGCGGCGGGTGCGATCATCGTGAGCGTCCCGGTCATGGCGCTGTTTTATGTCGCACAGCGCCAACTCCTCAGCGGCCTCACCGCGGGTGGTGTGAAGGGTTAA
- a CDS encoding extracellular solute-binding protein gives MRKLLALLVTLVVVALGCGEPPKGVTLWHPYRGGEEEALKLAVLRFEQERGVKVTSLFIPYEAYIAKLEAAIPRGNGPDVFLGPHNRIGEYVLHQLIGEAGDALPESELARYEPITVESITFRGKRWAVPLASKCVALYYNPRFYTAPPKTLEEIVAKKGQLGHGVFPLAYEAESEYFHASFLHAYGGKMFDPQVEGGFAMEGEAAEKSLLMAKELVGSGVVPEEASGDLVKQLFASGKAGAVMSGPWLAADLKDDLDYRVTPLPTIAGVGPMRPFLTVDGAFLTPEGAKSADARALARSFGSDASAFERATIGKQVVATRSYWALEDDGKPNRQLEILRAFHDAVPGAIPIPVSTAMNPVWDPVKNAIRKVIRGAATPRDALAEAKARYEDVMREPKAAESPAPLLVVVGLVLLAAAFGVVRRVRAPGFAREFRAGKPAYKYVLHAALVIFVLVVLPLVAGAITSFFAGPRDQARFVGLANYVEILTARGKPLLSNGSFYLTLLVTVVWTVLNVIGHVGIGLVLGIALARPMLKLRAAYRVLLILPWAVPSYVTALAWKGMFHRQFGAINAILVALGAEPISWFSKFSTAFAANVATNVWLGFPFMMVVVMGALTSISKDVLEAAEVDGATRWQTFRLVTLPLLKPTLLPAVVLGSVWTFNMFNVVYLVSGGQPDGTTDILVSEAYRWAFARNAQLGYAAAYAVIIFGVLALMSRTLGRIGGSEAKA, from the coding sequence ATGCGTAAGCTCCTCGCGCTCCTCGTCACGCTCGTCGTCGTCGCCCTCGGCTGCGGCGAGCCGCCGAAGGGCGTCACGCTCTGGCATCCGTACCGCGGCGGCGAAGAAGAGGCGCTGAAGCTCGCGGTCCTTCGCTTCGAGCAGGAGCGCGGCGTCAAGGTCACCTCGCTCTTCATTCCGTACGAGGCGTACATCGCGAAGCTCGAAGCCGCGATCCCGCGCGGGAACGGGCCCGACGTGTTCCTCGGCCCGCACAACCGCATCGGCGAGTACGTGCTCCATCAGCTCATCGGCGAGGCCGGCGATGCCCTGCCGGAGAGCGAGCTCGCGCGCTACGAGCCGATCACGGTCGAGTCGATCACGTTCCGCGGCAAGCGCTGGGCGGTGCCGCTCGCGAGCAAGTGCGTCGCGCTCTATTACAACCCGCGCTTCTACACCGCGCCGCCGAAGACGCTCGAGGAGATCGTCGCGAAGAAGGGCCAGCTCGGCCACGGCGTCTTCCCGCTCGCGTACGAGGCGGAGAGCGAATACTTCCACGCCTCCTTCCTCCACGCCTACGGCGGCAAGATGTTCGACCCCCAGGTCGAGGGGGGCTTCGCGATGGAAGGGGAGGCCGCGGAGAAGTCGCTCCTCATGGCGAAGGAGCTCGTCGGGTCGGGCGTCGTGCCGGAGGAGGCGAGCGGCGACCTCGTGAAGCAGCTCTTCGCCTCCGGCAAGGCCGGCGCGGTGATGAGCGGCCCCTGGCTCGCGGCCGATCTCAAGGACGACCTCGACTACCGCGTCACGCCGCTCCCGACCATCGCCGGCGTCGGACCGATGCGTCCCTTCCTCACCGTCGACGGCGCGTTCCTCACGCCGGAGGGCGCGAAGAGCGCCGACGCGCGCGCGCTCGCGCGTTCGTTCGGCAGCGACGCGTCCGCGTTCGAGCGCGCGACGATCGGCAAGCAGGTCGTCGCGACGCGGTCGTACTGGGCGCTCGAGGACGACGGAAAGCCGAACCGCCAGCTCGAGATCCTGCGCGCGTTCCACGACGCGGTGCCTGGCGCGATCCCGATCCCGGTCTCGACCGCGATGAACCCGGTCTGGGATCCGGTGAAGAACGCGATCCGCAAGGTGATCCGCGGCGCCGCGACGCCGCGCGACGCGCTCGCGGAGGCGAAGGCGCGTTACGAGGACGTGATGCGCGAGCCGAAGGCGGCGGAGTCGCCGGCGCCGCTCCTCGTCGTCGTCGGCCTCGTGCTCCTCGCGGCCGCGTTCGGCGTCGTGCGCCGCGTCCGCGCCCCCGGCTTCGCGCGCGAATTCCGCGCCGGCAAGCCCGCGTACAAGTACGTGCTCCACGCCGCGCTCGTGATCTTCGTCCTCGTCGTGCTCCCGCTCGTCGCGGGCGCGATCACGAGCTTCTTCGCCGGCCCGCGCGATCAGGCGCGCTTCGTCGGCCTCGCGAACTACGTCGAGATCCTGACCGCGCGCGGCAAGCCGCTCCTCTCGAACGGCTCGTTCTACCTCACGCTCCTCGTCACGGTGGTGTGGACGGTGCTCAACGTGATCGGCCACGTCGGGATCGGCCTCGTCCTCGGCATCGCGCTCGCGCGCCCGATGCTCAAGCTCCGCGCCGCGTACCGCGTGCTCCTCATCTTGCCGTGGGCGGTGCCTTCGTACGTCACCGCGCTCGCGTGGAAGGGGATGTTCCACCGCCAGTTCGGCGCGATCAACGCGATCCTCGTCGCGCTCGGCGCGGAGCCGATCTCGTGGTTCTCCAAGTTCTCGACCGCGTTCGCGGCGAACGTCGCGACGAACGTGTGGCTCGGCTTCCCGTTCATGATGGTCGTCGTGATGGGCGCGCTCACGTCGATCTCGAAGGACGTCCTCGAGGCGGCCGAGGTCGACGGCGCGACGCGCTGGCAGACCTTCCGCCTCGTCACGCTCCCGCTCCTGAAGCCGACCCTCCTCCCCGCGGTCGTGCTCGGCTCGGTGTGGACGTTCAACATGTTCAACGTCGTCTACCTCGTCTCCGGCGGCCAGCCGGACGGGACGACCGACATCCTGGTGAGCGAGGCCTACCGCTGGGCGTTCGCCCGCAACGCGCAGCTCGGCTACGCCGCGGCGTACGCCGTGATCATCTTCGGCGTCCTCGCGCTCATGTCGCGCACGCTCGGCCGCATCGGTGGCAGTGAGGCGAAGGCGTGA